A region from the Ictalurus punctatus breed USDA103 chromosome 25, Coco_2.0, whole genome shotgun sequence genome encodes:
- the efr3bb gene encoding protein EFR3 homolog B isoform X1, with amino-acid sequence MLAPTPALEPHTTHRLALDCRSWLDHRQARGVCGCCCGAFRPRYKRLVDNIFPEDPEDGLVKANMEKLTFYALSAPEKLDRIGAYLSERLCRDVARHRYGYVCIAMEALDQLLMACHCQSINLFVESFLKMVRKLLEADKPNLQILGTNSFVKFANIEEDTPSYHRSYDFFVSRFSEMCHSSFEDPDIRTRIRMAGIKGLQGVVRKTVNDELQANIWDPQHMDKIVPSLLFNLQSGEGTESRSPSPLQATEKEKESPAELTERCFRELLGRAAYGNIKNAVTPVLMHLDNHSLWEGKTFAVRCFKIIMYSIQSQHSHLVIQQLLGHLDANSKTSAKVRAGIVEVLLEAAAIAASGSVGPTVLEVFNTLLRQLKLSVDYELSGFYDATTTGNKTVNEHEERQLQEAVIKTIGSFASTLPTYQRSEVMLFIMGKIPIPGMHLALPPTDSGSEGDRMIQVMLLKSLRQVTCGFQSTNMLTALPSSFLDPLLSFALLEDPDVRLLVLEILVSLIDRHDNLPKFSTVSIISDISMLKLKMEKCSRQDNLFMKKHAQQLYRHIYLSCKEQSSVQPHFEMLYSLLALISMELANEEVVVDLIRLALALQDLALVSEESLPVFNRCAVHALSAAYLNLMCQLTTLPTFCQHVHEVIEMRQKECSFLLPEDVFIESPKIPETLEKPAGEVLFQQAKIAEVLGGSGYNTERLATPYIPQFTDEDRLSKRKSIGETISLQVEVESRNSPEKEERTPAEEITFEALKNAIVDSVGMEEQERERRRQVVEKFQKAPFEEIAAHCGARATMLQSKLSQIFEITIRPPPSPSGTITASYGQTQTRSVPIYEMKFPDLCVY; translated from the exons ATGCTTGCGCCGACGCCCGCTCTCGAGCCCCATACCACACACAGGCTGGCACTGGATTGCCGGAGCTGGCTGGATCATCGCCAGGCCCGTG gggtGTGTGGTTGTTGCTGTGGGGCTTTCAGGCCCCGTTACAAGAGGCTTGTTGACAACATATTTCCTGAAGATCCCGAG gacgGATTGGTGAAGGCCAACATGGAGAAGCTGACGTTCTACGCTCTGTCTGCTCCAGAGAAGCTGGACCGAATAGGAGCCTACCTGTCTGAGAGACTGTGCCGCGACGTGGCCAGACACAGATACGG TTACGTGTGTATTGCGATGGAGGCTCTGGATCAGCTGCTGATGGCGTGCCACTGTCAGAGCATTAACCTGTTCGTGGAGAGTTTCTTAAAGATGGTGCGCAAACTTCTGGAAGCCGACAAGCCCAACCTGCAGATACTGGGAACCAACTCG TTTGTCAAGTTCGCCAACATCGAAGAGGACACGCCGTCGTACCATCGCAGTTATGATTTCTTCGTGTCACGCTTTAGTGAGATGTGCCACTCCAGCTTCGAGGATCCGGATATCCGCACCAG aaTCCGCATGGCTGGTATCAAAGGGCTGCAGGGAGTGGTGAGGAAGACGGTCAACGATGAACTGCAGGCGAACATCTGGGATCCGCAGCACATGGACAAGATTGTGCCGTCTCTGCTGTTTAACCTGCAGTCTGGAGAAGGCACGGAGAG ccgtTCCCCGTCTCCGCTGCAGGCCACCGAGAAGGAGAAGGAAAGCCCAGCTGAGCTGACGGAGCGCTGTTTCCGGGAACTGCTGGGCCGCGCCGCCTACGGCAACATCAAGAACGCAGTCACTCCCGTCCTCAT GCATCTTGATAATCACTCTCTGTGGGAAGGAAAAACCTTCGCAGTGCGCTGCTTTAAGATCATCATGTACTCCATTCAG tctcAGCACTCTCACCTGGTCATCCAGCAGCTCCTGGGTCACCTGGACGCTAACAGTAAGACCTCGGCTAAGGTTCGCGCTGGGATCGTGGAGGTTCTCCTGGAGGCAGCTGCTATAGCAGCCAGCGGGTCTGTAG GTCCTACTGTTCTGGAGGTGTTTAACACTCTCCTCAGGCAACTGAAGCTCAGTGTGGACTACGAGCTCAGCGGATTTTACGATGCCACCACCACAGGGAACAAAACCGTCAACGAGCATGAAGAGAGGCAGCTCCAAGAAGCTGTCATAAAAACCATag GTTCCTTTGCCAGCACTCTGCCTACGTACCAGCGCTCTGAGGTGATGCTCTTCATCATGGGGAAGATCCCGATTCCTGGAATGCACCTTGCACTGCCACCCACAGACTCTGG GTCTGAGGGTGACCGGATGATCCAGGTCATGTTGCTGAAGTCTCTAAGACAG GTGACGTGCGGCTTCCAGAGCACCAACATGCTGACGGCTCTGCCCAGCTCCTTCCTGGACCCGCTCCTGTCCTTCGCGCTGCTGGAGGACCCGGACGTCCGCCTGCTCGTCCTGGAAATCCTCGTCAGCCTCATCGATCGCCATGACAACCTCCCTAAGTTCTCCACCGTCAG CATCATCTCGGACATTTCCATGCTTAAGCTCAAGATGGAGAAGTGTTCCCGTCAGGACAACCTCTTCATGAAGAAG CATGCCCAGCAGCTCTACAGACACATTTACCTGTCGTGTAAGGAGCAGAGCAGCGTGCAGCCGCACTTCGAGATGCTCTACTCTCTCCTGGCTCTGATCAGCATGGAGCTCGCTAacgaggaggtggtggtggatcTCATTCGCCTCGCCCTGGCCCTGCAG gacttGGCTTTAGTCAGCGAGGAGTCGTTGCCGGTGTTTAACCGTTGCGCTGTTCACGCTCTCTCCGCTGCCTACCTCAACCTCATGTGCCAGCTCACCACCCTGCCCACCTTCTGCCAGCACGTCCACGAG GTGATCGAGATGAGACAGAAAGAATGCTCGTTTCTTTTGCCAGAAGACGTCTTCATTGAAAGTCCAAA GATTCCTGAGACGCTGGAGAAGCCAGCGGGGGAAGTGCTGTTCCAGCAGGCGAAGATCGCCGAGGTGCTGGGAGGAAGTGGCTACAACACCGAGAGACTCGCCACACCTTACATCCCTCAGTTCACAG atGAAGACAGGCTGTCGAAGAGAAAAAGTATCGGAGAGACGATCTCTCTCCAGGTGGAGGTCGAGTCCAGGAACAGTCCAGAGAAAGAGGAg AGAACACCGGCTGAGGAAATCACGTTCGAAGCACTTAAGAATGCCATAG tggACAGTGTAGGCATGGAGGAGCAGGAGCGAGAGCGGAGGAGGCAGGTGGTGGAGAAGTTCCAGAAGGCTCCGTTCGAGGAGATCGCCGCACACTGCGGAGCCCGA GCCACAATGTTACAGAGCAAACTCAGCCAGATCTTCGAGATCACGATCAG GCCTCCTCCCAGCCCATCAGGCACCATCACAGCCAGCTACGGCCAGACCCAGACCCGCTCCGTCCCCATCTACGAGATGAAGTTCCCTGacctgtgtgtgtattaa
- the pomcb gene encoding proopiomelanocortin b, with amino-acid sequence MKMRCLSWLSAALALCVCGSEVDGRCWDLADCNGLGSRDKIIECIWQCRLKQLVSDTESLLLNQQRGSEEDEEDEEDEEEEEDSLSLGILLSSLAPSDASREQPPSTRPQRSEERPPYAMEHFRWGKPMSRKRRPVKVHTAVSTDDEGHEEPSTETSFPSLDRRQLENGEESEQKTNANAKSTTKYRITHFRWSAPPAAKRYGGFMKPGSERSHRPLLTLLRNIIAKNGQ; translated from the exons ATGCGGTGTCTCTCCTGGCTCTCGGCTGCGCtcgcgctgtgtgtgtgtggatcagaGGTAGACGGACGGTGCTGGGACCTCGCCGACTGCAACGGCCTCGGCTCTCGGGACAAAATAATA GAGTGCATCTGGCAGTGCAGGTTGAAGCAGCTGGTCAGTGACACTGAAAGCCTGCTCCTGAATCAGCAGCGGGGCAGCGAGGAAGACGAGGAAGACGAGgaagacgaggaggaggaggaggacagcTTGAGCCTCGGCATACTGCTCTCATCTCTGGCTCCATCTGACGCCTCTCGCGAACAGCCGCCCAGCACCAGACCTCAGCGCAGCGAAGAAAGACCTCCGTACGCCATGGAGCATTTCCGCTGGGGGAAGCCCATGAGCCGCAAGCGCCGGCCGGTCAAAGTGCACACGGCCGTCTCCACGGACGACGAAGGTCACGAGGAACCGTCCACGGAGACGTCTTTTCCCTCGCTGGACAGGCGTCAGCTTGAGAACGGCGAGGAGAGCGAGCAGAAGACGAACGCAAACGCAAAGAGTACCACAAAGTACCGCATAACCCACTTCCGCTGGAGCGCACCCCCTGCCGCCAAACGCTACGGCGGCTTCATGAAGCCCGGGTCCGAGCGATCCCACAGGCCCCTGCTCACGCTGCTCCGCAACATCATCGCTAAAAACGGACAATGA
- the efr3bb gene encoding protein EFR3 homolog B isoform X3, which yields MYGVCGCCCGAFRPRYKRLVDNIFPEDPEDGLVKANMEKLTFYALSAPEKLDRIGAYLSERLCRDVARHRYGYVCIAMEALDQLLMACHCQSINLFVESFLKMVRKLLEADKPNLQILGTNSFVKFANIEEDTPSYHRSYDFFVSRFSEMCHSSFEDPDIRTRIRMAGIKGLQGVVRKTVNDELQANIWDPQHMDKIVPSLLFNLQSGEGTESRSPSPLQATEKEKESPAELTERCFRELLGRAAYGNIKNAVTPVLMHLDNHSLWEGKTFAVRCFKIIMYSIQSQHSHLVIQQLLGHLDANSKTSAKVRAGIVEVLLEAAAIAASGSVGPTVLEVFNTLLRQLKLSVDYELSGFYDATTTGNKTVNEHEERQLQEAVIKTIGSFASTLPTYQRSEVMLFIMGKIPIPGMHLALPPTDSGSEGDRMIQVMLLKSLRQVTCGFQSTNMLTALPSSFLDPLLSFALLEDPDVRLLVLEILVSLIDRHDNLPKFSTVSIISDISMLKLKMEKCSRQDNLFMKKHAQQLYRHIYLSCKEQSSVQPHFEMLYSLLALISMELANEEVVVDLIRLALALQDLALVSEESLPVFNRCAVHALSAAYLNLMCQLTTLPTFCQHVHEVIEMRQKECSFLLPEDVFIESPKIPETLEKPAGEVLFQQAKIAEVLGGSGYNTERLATPYIPQFTDEDRLSKRKSIGETISLQVEVESRNSPEKEERTPAEEITFEALKNAIVDSVGMEEQERERRRQVVEKFQKAPFEEIAAHCGARATMLQSKLSQIFEITIRPPPSPSGTITASYGQTQTRSVPIYEMKFPDLCVY from the exons ATGTACG gggtGTGTGGTTGTTGCTGTGGGGCTTTCAGGCCCCGTTACAAGAGGCTTGTTGACAACATATTTCCTGAAGATCCCGAG gacgGATTGGTGAAGGCCAACATGGAGAAGCTGACGTTCTACGCTCTGTCTGCTCCAGAGAAGCTGGACCGAATAGGAGCCTACCTGTCTGAGAGACTGTGCCGCGACGTGGCCAGACACAGATACGG TTACGTGTGTATTGCGATGGAGGCTCTGGATCAGCTGCTGATGGCGTGCCACTGTCAGAGCATTAACCTGTTCGTGGAGAGTTTCTTAAAGATGGTGCGCAAACTTCTGGAAGCCGACAAGCCCAACCTGCAGATACTGGGAACCAACTCG TTTGTCAAGTTCGCCAACATCGAAGAGGACACGCCGTCGTACCATCGCAGTTATGATTTCTTCGTGTCACGCTTTAGTGAGATGTGCCACTCCAGCTTCGAGGATCCGGATATCCGCACCAG aaTCCGCATGGCTGGTATCAAAGGGCTGCAGGGAGTGGTGAGGAAGACGGTCAACGATGAACTGCAGGCGAACATCTGGGATCCGCAGCACATGGACAAGATTGTGCCGTCTCTGCTGTTTAACCTGCAGTCTGGAGAAGGCACGGAGAG ccgtTCCCCGTCTCCGCTGCAGGCCACCGAGAAGGAGAAGGAAAGCCCAGCTGAGCTGACGGAGCGCTGTTTCCGGGAACTGCTGGGCCGCGCCGCCTACGGCAACATCAAGAACGCAGTCACTCCCGTCCTCAT GCATCTTGATAATCACTCTCTGTGGGAAGGAAAAACCTTCGCAGTGCGCTGCTTTAAGATCATCATGTACTCCATTCAG tctcAGCACTCTCACCTGGTCATCCAGCAGCTCCTGGGTCACCTGGACGCTAACAGTAAGACCTCGGCTAAGGTTCGCGCTGGGATCGTGGAGGTTCTCCTGGAGGCAGCTGCTATAGCAGCCAGCGGGTCTGTAG GTCCTACTGTTCTGGAGGTGTTTAACACTCTCCTCAGGCAACTGAAGCTCAGTGTGGACTACGAGCTCAGCGGATTTTACGATGCCACCACCACAGGGAACAAAACCGTCAACGAGCATGAAGAGAGGCAGCTCCAAGAAGCTGTCATAAAAACCATag GTTCCTTTGCCAGCACTCTGCCTACGTACCAGCGCTCTGAGGTGATGCTCTTCATCATGGGGAAGATCCCGATTCCTGGAATGCACCTTGCACTGCCACCCACAGACTCTGG GTCTGAGGGTGACCGGATGATCCAGGTCATGTTGCTGAAGTCTCTAAGACAG GTGACGTGCGGCTTCCAGAGCACCAACATGCTGACGGCTCTGCCCAGCTCCTTCCTGGACCCGCTCCTGTCCTTCGCGCTGCTGGAGGACCCGGACGTCCGCCTGCTCGTCCTGGAAATCCTCGTCAGCCTCATCGATCGCCATGACAACCTCCCTAAGTTCTCCACCGTCAG CATCATCTCGGACATTTCCATGCTTAAGCTCAAGATGGAGAAGTGTTCCCGTCAGGACAACCTCTTCATGAAGAAG CATGCCCAGCAGCTCTACAGACACATTTACCTGTCGTGTAAGGAGCAGAGCAGCGTGCAGCCGCACTTCGAGATGCTCTACTCTCTCCTGGCTCTGATCAGCATGGAGCTCGCTAacgaggaggtggtggtggatcTCATTCGCCTCGCCCTGGCCCTGCAG gacttGGCTTTAGTCAGCGAGGAGTCGTTGCCGGTGTTTAACCGTTGCGCTGTTCACGCTCTCTCCGCTGCCTACCTCAACCTCATGTGCCAGCTCACCACCCTGCCCACCTTCTGCCAGCACGTCCACGAG GTGATCGAGATGAGACAGAAAGAATGCTCGTTTCTTTTGCCAGAAGACGTCTTCATTGAAAGTCCAAA GATTCCTGAGACGCTGGAGAAGCCAGCGGGGGAAGTGCTGTTCCAGCAGGCGAAGATCGCCGAGGTGCTGGGAGGAAGTGGCTACAACACCGAGAGACTCGCCACACCTTACATCCCTCAGTTCACAG atGAAGACAGGCTGTCGAAGAGAAAAAGTATCGGAGAGACGATCTCTCTCCAGGTGGAGGTCGAGTCCAGGAACAGTCCAGAGAAAGAGGAg AGAACACCGGCTGAGGAAATCACGTTCGAAGCACTTAAGAATGCCATAG tggACAGTGTAGGCATGGAGGAGCAGGAGCGAGAGCGGAGGAGGCAGGTGGTGGAGAAGTTCCAGAAGGCTCCGTTCGAGGAGATCGCCGCACACTGCGGAGCCCGA GCCACAATGTTACAGAGCAAACTCAGCCAGATCTTCGAGATCACGATCAG GCCTCCTCCCAGCCCATCAGGCACCATCACAGCCAGCTACGGCCAGACCCAGACCCGCTCCGTCCCCATCTACGAGATGAAGTTCCCTGacctgtgtgtgtattaa
- the efr3bb gene encoding protein EFR3 homolog B isoform X4: MEKLTFYALSAPEKLDRIGAYLSERLCRDVARHRYGYVCIAMEALDQLLMACHCQSINLFVESFLKMVRKLLEADKPNLQILGTNSFVKFANIEEDTPSYHRSYDFFVSRFSEMCHSSFEDPDIRTRIRMAGIKGLQGVVRKTVNDELQANIWDPQHMDKIVPSLLFNLQSGEGTESRSPSPLQATEKEKESPAELTERCFRELLGRAAYGNIKNAVTPVLMHLDNHSLWEGKTFAVRCFKIIMYSIQSQHSHLVIQQLLGHLDANSKTSAKVRAGIVEVLLEAAAIAASGSVGPTVLEVFNTLLRQLKLSVDYELSGFYDATTTGNKTVNEHEERQLQEAVIKTIGSFASTLPTYQRSEVMLFIMGKIPIPGMHLALPPTDSGSEGDRMIQVMLLKSLRQVTCGFQSTNMLTALPSSFLDPLLSFALLEDPDVRLLVLEILVSLIDRHDNLPKFSTVSIISDISMLKLKMEKCSRQDNLFMKKHAQQLYRHIYLSCKEQSSVQPHFEMLYSLLALISMELANEEVVVDLIRLALALQDLALVSEESLPVFNRCAVHALSAAYLNLMCQLTTLPTFCQHVHEVIEMRQKECSFLLPEDVFIESPKIPETLEKPAGEVLFQQAKIAEVLGGSGYNTERLATPYIPQFTDEDRLSKRKSIGETISLQVEVESRNSPEKEERTPAEEITFEALKNAIVDSVGMEEQERERRRQVVEKFQKAPFEEIAAHCGARATMLQSKLSQIFEITIRPPPSPSGTITASYGQTQTRSVPIYEMKFPDLCVY; encoded by the exons ATGGAGAAGCTGACGTTCTACGCTCTGTCTGCTCCAGAGAAGCTGGACCGAATAGGAGCCTACCTGTCTGAGAGACTGTGCCGCGACGTGGCCAGACACAGATACGG TTACGTGTGTATTGCGATGGAGGCTCTGGATCAGCTGCTGATGGCGTGCCACTGTCAGAGCATTAACCTGTTCGTGGAGAGTTTCTTAAAGATGGTGCGCAAACTTCTGGAAGCCGACAAGCCCAACCTGCAGATACTGGGAACCAACTCG TTTGTCAAGTTCGCCAACATCGAAGAGGACACGCCGTCGTACCATCGCAGTTATGATTTCTTCGTGTCACGCTTTAGTGAGATGTGCCACTCCAGCTTCGAGGATCCGGATATCCGCACCAG aaTCCGCATGGCTGGTATCAAAGGGCTGCAGGGAGTGGTGAGGAAGACGGTCAACGATGAACTGCAGGCGAACATCTGGGATCCGCAGCACATGGACAAGATTGTGCCGTCTCTGCTGTTTAACCTGCAGTCTGGAGAAGGCACGGAGAG ccgtTCCCCGTCTCCGCTGCAGGCCACCGAGAAGGAGAAGGAAAGCCCAGCTGAGCTGACGGAGCGCTGTTTCCGGGAACTGCTGGGCCGCGCCGCCTACGGCAACATCAAGAACGCAGTCACTCCCGTCCTCAT GCATCTTGATAATCACTCTCTGTGGGAAGGAAAAACCTTCGCAGTGCGCTGCTTTAAGATCATCATGTACTCCATTCAG tctcAGCACTCTCACCTGGTCATCCAGCAGCTCCTGGGTCACCTGGACGCTAACAGTAAGACCTCGGCTAAGGTTCGCGCTGGGATCGTGGAGGTTCTCCTGGAGGCAGCTGCTATAGCAGCCAGCGGGTCTGTAG GTCCTACTGTTCTGGAGGTGTTTAACACTCTCCTCAGGCAACTGAAGCTCAGTGTGGACTACGAGCTCAGCGGATTTTACGATGCCACCACCACAGGGAACAAAACCGTCAACGAGCATGAAGAGAGGCAGCTCCAAGAAGCTGTCATAAAAACCATag GTTCCTTTGCCAGCACTCTGCCTACGTACCAGCGCTCTGAGGTGATGCTCTTCATCATGGGGAAGATCCCGATTCCTGGAATGCACCTTGCACTGCCACCCACAGACTCTGG GTCTGAGGGTGACCGGATGATCCAGGTCATGTTGCTGAAGTCTCTAAGACAG GTGACGTGCGGCTTCCAGAGCACCAACATGCTGACGGCTCTGCCCAGCTCCTTCCTGGACCCGCTCCTGTCCTTCGCGCTGCTGGAGGACCCGGACGTCCGCCTGCTCGTCCTGGAAATCCTCGTCAGCCTCATCGATCGCCATGACAACCTCCCTAAGTTCTCCACCGTCAG CATCATCTCGGACATTTCCATGCTTAAGCTCAAGATGGAGAAGTGTTCCCGTCAGGACAACCTCTTCATGAAGAAG CATGCCCAGCAGCTCTACAGACACATTTACCTGTCGTGTAAGGAGCAGAGCAGCGTGCAGCCGCACTTCGAGATGCTCTACTCTCTCCTGGCTCTGATCAGCATGGAGCTCGCTAacgaggaggtggtggtggatcTCATTCGCCTCGCCCTGGCCCTGCAG gacttGGCTTTAGTCAGCGAGGAGTCGTTGCCGGTGTTTAACCGTTGCGCTGTTCACGCTCTCTCCGCTGCCTACCTCAACCTCATGTGCCAGCTCACCACCCTGCCCACCTTCTGCCAGCACGTCCACGAG GTGATCGAGATGAGACAGAAAGAATGCTCGTTTCTTTTGCCAGAAGACGTCTTCATTGAAAGTCCAAA GATTCCTGAGACGCTGGAGAAGCCAGCGGGGGAAGTGCTGTTCCAGCAGGCGAAGATCGCCGAGGTGCTGGGAGGAAGTGGCTACAACACCGAGAGACTCGCCACACCTTACATCCCTCAGTTCACAG atGAAGACAGGCTGTCGAAGAGAAAAAGTATCGGAGAGACGATCTCTCTCCAGGTGGAGGTCGAGTCCAGGAACAGTCCAGAGAAAGAGGAg AGAACACCGGCTGAGGAAATCACGTTCGAAGCACTTAAGAATGCCATAG tggACAGTGTAGGCATGGAGGAGCAGGAGCGAGAGCGGAGGAGGCAGGTGGTGGAGAAGTTCCAGAAGGCTCCGTTCGAGGAGATCGCCGCACACTGCGGAGCCCGA GCCACAATGTTACAGAGCAAACTCAGCCAGATCTTCGAGATCACGATCAG GCCTCCTCCCAGCCCATCAGGCACCATCACAGCCAGCTACGGCCAGACCCAGACCCGCTCCGTCCCCATCTACGAGATGAAGTTCCCTGacctgtgtgtgtattaa
- the efr3bb gene encoding protein EFR3 homolog B isoform X2 has translation MAGVCGCCCGAFRPRYKRLVDNIFPEDPEDGLVKANMEKLTFYALSAPEKLDRIGAYLSERLCRDVARHRYGYVCIAMEALDQLLMACHCQSINLFVESFLKMVRKLLEADKPNLQILGTNSFVKFANIEEDTPSYHRSYDFFVSRFSEMCHSSFEDPDIRTRIRMAGIKGLQGVVRKTVNDELQANIWDPQHMDKIVPSLLFNLQSGEGTESRSPSPLQATEKEKESPAELTERCFRELLGRAAYGNIKNAVTPVLMHLDNHSLWEGKTFAVRCFKIIMYSIQSQHSHLVIQQLLGHLDANSKTSAKVRAGIVEVLLEAAAIAASGSVGPTVLEVFNTLLRQLKLSVDYELSGFYDATTTGNKTVNEHEERQLQEAVIKTIGSFASTLPTYQRSEVMLFIMGKIPIPGMHLALPPTDSGSEGDRMIQVMLLKSLRQVTCGFQSTNMLTALPSSFLDPLLSFALLEDPDVRLLVLEILVSLIDRHDNLPKFSTVSIISDISMLKLKMEKCSRQDNLFMKKHAQQLYRHIYLSCKEQSSVQPHFEMLYSLLALISMELANEEVVVDLIRLALALQDLALVSEESLPVFNRCAVHALSAAYLNLMCQLTTLPTFCQHVHEVIEMRQKECSFLLPEDVFIESPKIPETLEKPAGEVLFQQAKIAEVLGGSGYNTERLATPYIPQFTDEDRLSKRKSIGETISLQVEVESRNSPEKEERTPAEEITFEALKNAIVDSVGMEEQERERRRQVVEKFQKAPFEEIAAHCGARATMLQSKLSQIFEITIRPPPSPSGTITASYGQTQTRSVPIYEMKFPDLCVY, from the exons gggtGTGTGGTTGTTGCTGTGGGGCTTTCAGGCCCCGTTACAAGAGGCTTGTTGACAACATATTTCCTGAAGATCCCGAG gacgGATTGGTGAAGGCCAACATGGAGAAGCTGACGTTCTACGCTCTGTCTGCTCCAGAGAAGCTGGACCGAATAGGAGCCTACCTGTCTGAGAGACTGTGCCGCGACGTGGCCAGACACAGATACGG TTACGTGTGTATTGCGATGGAGGCTCTGGATCAGCTGCTGATGGCGTGCCACTGTCAGAGCATTAACCTGTTCGTGGAGAGTTTCTTAAAGATGGTGCGCAAACTTCTGGAAGCCGACAAGCCCAACCTGCAGATACTGGGAACCAACTCG TTTGTCAAGTTCGCCAACATCGAAGAGGACACGCCGTCGTACCATCGCAGTTATGATTTCTTCGTGTCACGCTTTAGTGAGATGTGCCACTCCAGCTTCGAGGATCCGGATATCCGCACCAG aaTCCGCATGGCTGGTATCAAAGGGCTGCAGGGAGTGGTGAGGAAGACGGTCAACGATGAACTGCAGGCGAACATCTGGGATCCGCAGCACATGGACAAGATTGTGCCGTCTCTGCTGTTTAACCTGCAGTCTGGAGAAGGCACGGAGAG ccgtTCCCCGTCTCCGCTGCAGGCCACCGAGAAGGAGAAGGAAAGCCCAGCTGAGCTGACGGAGCGCTGTTTCCGGGAACTGCTGGGCCGCGCCGCCTACGGCAACATCAAGAACGCAGTCACTCCCGTCCTCAT GCATCTTGATAATCACTCTCTGTGGGAAGGAAAAACCTTCGCAGTGCGCTGCTTTAAGATCATCATGTACTCCATTCAG tctcAGCACTCTCACCTGGTCATCCAGCAGCTCCTGGGTCACCTGGACGCTAACAGTAAGACCTCGGCTAAGGTTCGCGCTGGGATCGTGGAGGTTCTCCTGGAGGCAGCTGCTATAGCAGCCAGCGGGTCTGTAG GTCCTACTGTTCTGGAGGTGTTTAACACTCTCCTCAGGCAACTGAAGCTCAGTGTGGACTACGAGCTCAGCGGATTTTACGATGCCACCACCACAGGGAACAAAACCGTCAACGAGCATGAAGAGAGGCAGCTCCAAGAAGCTGTCATAAAAACCATag GTTCCTTTGCCAGCACTCTGCCTACGTACCAGCGCTCTGAGGTGATGCTCTTCATCATGGGGAAGATCCCGATTCCTGGAATGCACCTTGCACTGCCACCCACAGACTCTGG GTCTGAGGGTGACCGGATGATCCAGGTCATGTTGCTGAAGTCTCTAAGACAG GTGACGTGCGGCTTCCAGAGCACCAACATGCTGACGGCTCTGCCCAGCTCCTTCCTGGACCCGCTCCTGTCCTTCGCGCTGCTGGAGGACCCGGACGTCCGCCTGCTCGTCCTGGAAATCCTCGTCAGCCTCATCGATCGCCATGACAACCTCCCTAAGTTCTCCACCGTCAG CATCATCTCGGACATTTCCATGCTTAAGCTCAAGATGGAGAAGTGTTCCCGTCAGGACAACCTCTTCATGAAGAAG CATGCCCAGCAGCTCTACAGACACATTTACCTGTCGTGTAAGGAGCAGAGCAGCGTGCAGCCGCACTTCGAGATGCTCTACTCTCTCCTGGCTCTGATCAGCATGGAGCTCGCTAacgaggaggtggtggtggatcTCATTCGCCTCGCCCTGGCCCTGCAG gacttGGCTTTAGTCAGCGAGGAGTCGTTGCCGGTGTTTAACCGTTGCGCTGTTCACGCTCTCTCCGCTGCCTACCTCAACCTCATGTGCCAGCTCACCACCCTGCCCACCTTCTGCCAGCACGTCCACGAG GTGATCGAGATGAGACAGAAAGAATGCTCGTTTCTTTTGCCAGAAGACGTCTTCATTGAAAGTCCAAA GATTCCTGAGACGCTGGAGAAGCCAGCGGGGGAAGTGCTGTTCCAGCAGGCGAAGATCGCCGAGGTGCTGGGAGGAAGTGGCTACAACACCGAGAGACTCGCCACACCTTACATCCCTCAGTTCACAG atGAAGACAGGCTGTCGAAGAGAAAAAGTATCGGAGAGACGATCTCTCTCCAGGTGGAGGTCGAGTCCAGGAACAGTCCAGAGAAAGAGGAg AGAACACCGGCTGAGGAAATCACGTTCGAAGCACTTAAGAATGCCATAG tggACAGTGTAGGCATGGAGGAGCAGGAGCGAGAGCGGAGGAGGCAGGTGGTGGAGAAGTTCCAGAAGGCTCCGTTCGAGGAGATCGCCGCACACTGCGGAGCCCGA GCCACAATGTTACAGAGCAAACTCAGCCAGATCTTCGAGATCACGATCAG GCCTCCTCCCAGCCCATCAGGCACCATCACAGCCAGCTACGGCCAGACCCAGACCCGCTCCGTCCCCATCTACGAGATGAAGTTCCCTGacctgtgtgtgtattaa